One Coffea arabica cultivar ET-39 chromosome 5e, Coffea Arabica ET-39 HiFi, whole genome shotgun sequence DNA segment encodes these proteins:
- the LOC140006988 gene encoding uncharacterized protein, giving the protein MKIPHINPGCPRMKCSSSESLALDFQSPTGVGSTMENSDLLKKTIDPLNTAASLALDTVGSSDVIPLSSSTKVMNITDWFSLGNSFASDTIASSDHPTPVSSSSTVTIHSHFRVGTSLGCRWREGYGRMLWFEDTEEEEEAAKSSGCVLPYLPSG; this is encoded by the exons ATGAAAATCCCTCATATAAACCCCGGATGCCCCCGGATGAAG TGCTCGAGTTCTGAATCATTGGCGTTGGATTTTCAATCGCCGACCGGTGTTGGTTCCACTATGGAGAACTCGGACTTACTTAAG AAAACAATTGATCCATTGAATACGGCAGCTTCACTTGCATTGGATACTGTTGGTTCATCTGATGTCATACCTCTGTCGTCAAGTACGAAAGTCATG AATATTACTGACTGGTTTAGTCTTGGAAATTCATTTGCATCGGACACTATTGCTTCATCTGATCACCCAACTCCTGTGTCCTCAAGTTCTACAGTTACG ATTCACTCTCATTTCAGGGTTGGCACGAGCTTGGGTTGTCGGTGGCGTGAAGGATACGGTAGAATGTTATGGTTTGAAGacacagaagaagaagaagaagctgcTAAGTCCTCCGGCTGCGTCCTACCATATCTCCCCAGTGGCTGA